In the Helianthus annuus cultivar XRQ/B chromosome 11, HanXRQr2.0-SUNRISE, whole genome shotgun sequence genome, one interval contains:
- the LOC110869566 gene encoding uncharacterized protein LOC110869566, translating to MEKEDIKVVPVWVRLHDVPLAAFTEDGLSLVASKIGIPKMLDSYTATMCAESWGRSSYARALIEVQAGTELKKSVTVAIPALDGNGHSMVEVKIEYDWEPLRCSSCCVFGHDDSSCPKNPQVTSSGDSEKNIDDFRVVGAKKKKVNNQGLHMKNQKPKLVYRPIVKPKPKSSLRSPMNNQVSTSNPFNILKDDDGNQGGITVGRVEKKATQSTSDKQESDEEEVVEVYNETSEFMTPGTHSLSSRAKAGTSSTKFSNG from the coding sequence ATGGAAAAAGAGGATATTAAAGTTGTGCCAGTCTGGGTCAGATTGCATGATGTGCCGTTAGCGGCATTTACCGAGGATGGTCTTAGCTTGGTTGCTTCTAAGATTGGGATCCCTAAGATGTTGGATTCGTATACTGCCACGATGTGTGCTGAGTCTTGGGGAAGAAGCAGCTATGCTAGAGCGCTTATTGAAGTTCAGGCGGGGACCGAGTTAAAGAAGAGTGTTACTGTTGCAATCCCAGCTTTGGATGGGAATGGTCACTCAATGGTGGAGGTCAaaattgaatatgattgggagcctttaaggTGCTCCTCTTGCTGTGTCTTTGGTCATGATGATAGCTCGTGCCCAAAGAACCCTCAGGTAACTTCAAGTGGGGATTCTGAAAAGAATATTGATGATTTCCGGGTTGTGGGTGCCAAGAAGAAGAAAGTTAATAACCAGGGCCTCcatatgaaaaatcagaagcctaagTTAGTTTACAGACCAATTGTCAAGCCTAAACCAAAATCGTCCTTGAGGAGTCCGATGAATAACCAGGTTTCAACGTCTAACCCGTTTAATATTCTTAAGGACGATGATGGAAATCAAGGAGGTATCACTGTGGGTCGAGTGGAAAAGAAGGCTACGCAGTCGACTAGTGACAAGCAGGAATCAGATGAGGAGGAGGTTGTTGAAGTCTATAATGAAACTAGTGAATTTATGACTCCGGGTACCCATTCTTTATCTTCGAGAGCAAAGGCAGGCACCTCTTCCACAAAGTTCTCCAATGGATAG